The Candidatus Palauibacter scopulicola genomic sequence TCCCAGACGATGACCTCGTTGCTGTAGTTGCCCATGTACCAGTGGGCGTTGCGGCCGTTCTCCTGCGCCTCCAGCGCCGGAGCGCCGGTCAGGGCGCCGGCGAACGCGACGACGGCGGCGATGCCCCGCAGGCGGACCAACGGCAGGCCGATCACGGGAAGACGAGGTCCAGCTTCCGCCAGTCCTTCTGGGCGGACGCGCACTGCGACGTCCAGTCCGGCGAGTGGTTGAGCTGGTCGGGCACGTGCGCCGGCCAGAAGCAGGCGAGGTGGCAGTCGAACAGGTCCCGCTCCACCGGCTGGCAGAGCCCCGCGGTGCCGCCGGTCGAGTCCACCTCCCAGCCCGGCGCGAACACGAGCGAGCAGCCCAGCGGAATGTGCGGCCCCTCCGGCCGGCTCTCGAGCCCCACGACGTCCATCTCCGCGTCCATCTTCTCGCGGACCGCCTGCGCCTCGATGCGCCCGGCCTTCTGGTTGATCGGTTTCAGGTGTTTCACGGCTCCCCCCGTTAATGGTCGAAGCGGGCCAGGTACTCCGGGTTCCGTTCCGACAGCTCCCCGTAGATCTCCAGGCACGTGTGCGTCCACGTCCGCACCCACGTGCAGAAGTGCAGGTTGGGCGCGGTCGTCTCGCCGGTGCGCGTGTGCGCTTCGTGGTAGCAGCCGCCCGAGCAGATCGGCCGCGCCCAGCACGTATGGCAGTCCGTCTTGTTCTTGATGTGGTGATCCTCGAGGAAATCCTTCTGCCGCTCTCGGTCGATCCCCTCGGCGACGGTCCCGAAGCTGTGGTCGTTCGAGTAGGCGAAGCGGTGGCAGAGCGACACGTCCCCCCCCGTCGTCACCCCCATGAGCCCGAGCCCGGCCCCGCACGGGTACGCCTTGCTCACGCCCTTGTGGATCTCCTCCAGCGTGTCCTTCACGTTCGAGAATCCGTGGTGCCGGTTCTCCACCGCCTGCTCCAGCCAGTCGCGCGCCAGTTCCCCGAACTGGCGCAGCATGCGGTCGTAGCCCTCGTCCTCGATCTCGTAGTCGCGGCCGGAGGACGTCGTGACCGGGGCGAAGCCCACCTCCCAGAACCCCATCTCCTCCGTCAGGTGCTGGTAGATGCGGTGGATGTCGAGGTTCTCGCGCGTGAGCGTGACGCGCGCCCCGATCGGCCGGGTCTTGTGCCGCTTGAGGAGTTCCTTGATCCGGGGCTTGACGGTCTCGTAGGAGCCCTTGCCGCTGTGGAAGACCCGCATGCGGTCCTGCATCTCCTTCGGGCCGTCGATGGAGACGGTGACGCCGATCTCGTTGTCCGCCAGCCACTCGATGATGTCCGGGCGGAGAAGTGTCGCGTTCGTCGTGAGGCTGAACTCGAGCCGCTTCCCCTCCTCCTCGGCGCGGCGGCGGGCGTAGGCCACCGTGTCCTGGAGGACGGGGAAGTTGAGCAGCGTCTCGCCCCCGAAGAAAGTGAGGTGCGCGACCTCGATGGGGCCCGACTCCTTGAGCAGGAACTCCACGCTCTCCCGCGCGGTCTCGTCCCCCATGAACTTCGGGTCGTCCGTGCAGGTCGTGTCGACGATCTTGTCCTCGCCGTACTCGTAGCAGTACGTGCACGCCAGGTTGCACTTGTTCGTGACGTTGAGGACCATCGTCGTGAGCGGGAAACCGTCGGGCGGCAGGTCGTTCGCGACCTGTTCGACCGGCGCCCCCGCCTCCCCGATGGCGCGGATCTGCCGCAGTTCCAGCAACCCGTCGTGTACGCGCTCGGCGGAGTAGCGGTCCGAGAGCGAGTTCACGACCTCGCCCGGCGCGCGCGGCCCGTAGCTGAGCAGGTCGAGGATCGCCGAGGACGCCGCGTCGATCCGGAAGATGCCCGCCGAGGGGACGAGATAGAGGAACCGCTCGCCCGCCGCCTCGAAGGCGTGGAACTCGCGCAGCGCCACTTGGCCGACGGGTTTGATCATGGCACCAGCCTCCCTGCCGGAACGCCCTGCCACGGATCGAACTTGAGATACAGCGGCACCGTGACGATGAGGTGGGCGCGGGCGCGGAGGCCGCCCTCGTGGGTCGCGACGACCCACACGTCGCCGACGTTGTTCCGGTTGCCCGCGCGGTCGGCGTTCGGGCCGTCGATGGCGGGGGTGAAGATCCCGTCCGGCCCCAGCGCGCCGACGTAACGGATGTCGTCGTCGTCGAAGGTCGCCGTGTATTCCTCCATGCTCCACGTCACCGGCACGCGCCCGAGCCGCAGGTCGTCCTCCGTGTTCGGCTCGCCGTCCGGGCCGTCGTCCCACCCGATCGCGTCGTAGGCCTGGTACCCCTTCGGGAAGGCGCCGCCGCCGATCCGGGCCATGCCCGCGCGCGGCGTCACCTCGAGGCGGTCCACGCCGTCGTGCACCTGGATCGCGTCCGCCAAGCTCACGCCGCCCACGAACAGGTCGCGCCCGCCCACCGCCGCGCCCTCGTCGACCGAGACGCGGAGCGTGACCCGGCTCCCGTCGCCGCCCGCCGCCGACTCGACCCGGACCCCCGGCCCGAAATCGAACTCCGCCGGGTCGGGATTCGCCGGCAGGCCGACGCCGTGCACCCGGACTTCCGCGGACGACGATCCGGCGCGGACCGCAGGGGGATGCACGCCCGACACGACCGGGCCGCCGCCCGCGCGCGTGAGCGTCACGTCGGGGCCGAACTCGTCGTAGGCGCCCGAGAACCAGCGGCCCGTCATCCGCTGCCAGCCGCGGTCCACCGTCATCACCTCGCGCAACTCGTCCGCGCCGCCGGGGTTCGACCGGCCCCGCCACTGGTAGCCGGTGTAGACGATGGACTGTCCGCCGCGGCTCACCCGCTCGCCCGACTCCGCGTACGTGTACGAAGCCTGGGAGCGGAACTCGTCGGGCGCGTCGCCGGCGGTGATCTCCACCGTGCCGAAGATGCGGCCCTTCCCGGGCTCGAACCCCGCCAGCGCCCACGTGCCGGCGAGGCGCGGCGCGCGCATCGAGGCCGACCACGCGGACCATTCGGGCGTCTCGAGGGGGAAGGCCTCGGAGAGGTGGTCGATCGCCT encodes the following:
- the qhpC gene encoding quinohemoprotein amine dehydrogenase subunit gamma encodes the protein MKHLKPINQKAGRIEAQAVREKMDAEMDVVGLESRPEGPHIPLGCSLVFAPGWEVDSTGGTAGLCQPVERDLFDCHLACFWPAHVPDQLNHSPDWTSQCASAQKDWRKLDLVFP
- the peaB gene encoding quinohemoprotein amine dehydrogenase maturation protein, whose product is MIKPVGQVALREFHAFEAAGERFLYLVPSAGIFRIDAASSAILDLLSYGPRAPGEVVNSLSDRYSAERVHDGLLELRQIRAIGEAGAPVEQVANDLPPDGFPLTTMVLNVTNKCNLACTYCYEYGEDKIVDTTCTDDPKFMGDETARESVEFLLKESGPIEVAHLTFFGGETLLNFPVLQDTVAYARRRAEEEGKRLEFSLTTNATLLRPDIIEWLADNEIGVTVSIDGPKEMQDRMRVFHSGKGSYETVKPRIKELLKRHKTRPIGARVTLTRENLDIHRIYQHLTEEMGFWEVGFAPVTTSSGRDYEIEDEGYDRMLRQFGELARDWLEQAVENRHHGFSNVKDTLEEIHKGVSKAYPCGAGLGLMGVTTGGDVSLCHRFAYSNDHSFGTVAEGIDRERQKDFLEDHHIKNKTDCHTCWARPICSGGCYHEAHTRTGETTAPNLHFCTWVRTWTHTCLEIYGELSERNPEYLARFDH
- the peaA gene encoding quinohemoprotein amine dehydrogenase subunit alpha: MNHGASRQSALAAAGLAIGAAAIVAARAAPAVPGMPASPLPASAAPVQAAAGDDDAGYPIEHEIIIRRCQRCHERDDEGRMTRISYERKTPEGWQTSVRRMVALNDVSLGPDEAREVVRYLSNRQGLAPEELEPGRFEVERRLIEHVYEADRDVENTCIQCHSMGRVITQRRTREEWELLMATHRGLYPLVDFQGFQRGGDGPQPVDEAIDHLSEAFPLETPEWSAWSASMRAPRLAGTWALAGFEPGKGRIFGTVEITAGDAPDEFRSQASYTYAESGERVSRGGQSIVYTGYQWRGRSNPGGADELREVMTVDRGWQRMTGRWFSGAYDEFGPDVTLTRAGGGPVVSGVHPPAVRAGSSSAEVRVHGVGLPANPDPAEFDFGPGVRVESAAGGDGSRVTLRVSVDEGAAVGGRDLFVGGVSLADAIQVHDGVDRLEVTPRAGMARIGGGAFPKGYQAYDAIGWDDGPDGEPNTEDDLRLGRVPVTWSMEEYTATFDDDDIRYVGALGPDGIFTPAIDGPNADRAGNRNNVGDVWVVATHEGGLRARAHLIVTVPLYLKFDPWQGVPAGRLVP